A stretch of the Macaca mulatta isolate MMU2019108-1 chromosome 14, T2T-MMU8v2.0, whole genome shotgun sequence genome encodes the following:
- the LOC114672152 gene encoding olfactory receptor 52P1-like, producing MTACNASQGHPSFFILQGIPGMEDKHRWISIPFSSMYFITVLGNCTILLTVSTERSLHKPMFLLLCLLALTDLGMSTTTIPKVLCIFWFRQSEISYEGCLVQLFFIYSISAMQSAILMTMAFDCYVAICKPLHYATILSNSRIGLISLVSLVRAILFILPMPILLQQMPYHANHVIPTTYCEHMAVVKMVCVDTTVNRIYGLVVALLVAGLDLSAIASSYVLIIQAIMCLSSKEAHHKAVNTCTTHICVMLISYTPSLFSFLTHRFGRGIPAHVHIILGSLYFLIPPMLNPIIYGVKTKEFRDKVTKYGCWKREPTTTARGQKLVW from the coding sequence ATGACTGCTTGCAATGCCTCACAGGGCCACCcttctttcttcattctccaAGGCATTCCTGGCATGGAGGACAAACATAGATGGATATCTATCCCCTTCTCCTCCATGTATTTCATTACGGTGCTCGGGAACTGCACCATCCTCCTCACTGTCTCCACAGAGCGCTCCCTGCACAAACCCATGTTCTTGCTCCTTTGCCTATTGGCCCTCACAGACCTGGGCATGTCCACTACCACCATTCCCAAGGTGCTGTGCATTTTCTGGTTTCGCCAAAGTGAGATCAGCTATGAAGGATGCCTGGTTCAGCTGTTCTTCATCTACTCCATCTCTGCCATGCAGTCAGCTATCCTGATGACCATGGCCTTTGACTGCtatgtggccatctgcaagccctTGCACTATGCCACCATCCTTTCCAATAGTCGCATTGGACTCATTAGCTTAGTGAGTTTGGTGAGAGCTATTCTCTTTATTCTCCCCATGCCCATCCTCCTTCAGCAAATGCCCTATCATGCCAATCATGTCATCCCCACCACCTACTGTGAGCACATGGCTGTGGTGAAGATGGTTTGTGTAGATACTACAGTCAACAGGATATATGGCCTGGTGGTGGCCTTGTTGGTTGCGGGGCTAGATCTCTCAGCTATTGCTTCATCATATGTGCTAATCATCCAGGCTATAATGTGTCTCTCTTCTAAGGAagcccatcacaaagcagtcaaCACCTGCACCACACACATCTGTGTCATGCTTATTTCTTATACTCcctcacttttctcttttctcactcACCGCTTTGGCCGAGGCATTCCAGCCCATGTCCACATCATTCTTGGCAGCCTCTACTTCCTTATACCTCCAATGCTCAATCCTATAATTTATGGAGTGAAAACTAAGGAGTTCCGGGACAAAGTGACCAAATATGGTTGCTGGAAAAGAGAACCCACAACCACTGCCCGTGGTCAGAAACTTGTCTGGTAA